One Rosa chinensis cultivar Old Blush chromosome 3, RchiOBHm-V2, whole genome shotgun sequence DNA window includes the following coding sequences:
- the LOC112195336 gene encoding receptor-like protein 33 isoform X1, whose amino-acid sequence MSTWQAMMANKDDAASKLSHLQFHNQYFHQVNYQDAITVTSKGIDMELVKILPVFTSIDFSCNKFNGPIPEEVGELKSLHVINLSDNVFTGEIPSSLGNLQQLESLDISQNNLGGQIPPQLANLSFLSFLNVLYNQLVGEIPKGTQISTFSKASFVGNKGLYGPPLTAENRPVLSSPTLEGSHQNSGGEIYWDLISAEIGFTCGIGMAIGSLLFCKRWRKWYYRTMFNILVKIFPQLEERCGNYREIEPSMESNAAGFNCGRSSL is encoded by the coding sequence ATGTCGACCTGGCAGGCAATGATGGCTAACAAAGATGATGCTGCATCAAAGCTCAGTCACCTTCAATTTCACAACCAGTATTTTCATCAGGTTAATTATCAGGATGCAATTACTGTGACTAGCAAAGGCATAGATATGGAGTTGGTAAAGATTCTACCTGTCTTCACCTCAATTGACTTCTCATGCAACAAGTTCAACGGACCAATACCTGAGGAAGTTGGAGAATTGAAATCCTTACATGTTATCAACCTGTCGGATAATGTTTTTACAGGTGAAATCCCATCATCATTAGGAAACTTGCAACAACTTGAGTCCTTAGACATCTCACAGAACAACCTGGGCGGCCAAATTCCACCACAGCTTGCAAACCTTTCTTTCCTTTCATTCTTGAATGTGTTATACAATCAACTGGTTGGGGAGATCCCAAAAGGTACTCAGATTTCAACATTTTCGAAAGCTTCATTTGTAGGTAATAAAGGATTATATGGGCCACCTTTGACAGCAGAAAACAGACCAGTGTTGTCATCACCAACATTAGAAGGAAGCCATCAAAATTCTGGAGGTGAGATCTATTGGGATCTTATCAGTGCTGAAATTGGATTTACATGTGGAATCGGAATGGCGATCGGATCACTTTTGTTTTGCAAGAGATGGAGGAAATGGTACTACAGAACTATGTTTAACATCCTCGTTAAGATATTCCCTCAGTTGGAAGAAAGATGTGGTAATTACAGAGAAATTGAACCGAGTATGGAGAGCAATGCAGCCGGATTCAATTGTGGCCGGAGCTCACTCTAG
- the LOC112195336 gene encoding receptor-like protein 33 isoform X2: MSTWQAMMANKDDAASKLSHLQFHNQYFHQVNYQDAITVTSKGIDMELVKILPVFTSIDFSCNKFNGPIPEEVGELKSLHVINLSDNVFTGEIPSSLGNLQQLESLDISQNNLGGQIPPQLANLSFLSFLNVLYNQLVGEIPKENRPVLSSPTLEGSHQNSGGEIYWDLISAEIGFTCGIGMAIGSLLFCKRWRKWYYRTMFNILVKIFPQLEERCGNYREIEPSMESNAAGFNCGRSSL, translated from the exons ATGTCGACCTGGCAGGCAATGATGGCTAACAAAGATGATGCTGCATCAAAGCTCAGTCACCTTCAATTTCACAACCAGTATTTTCATCAGGTTAATTATCAGGATGCAATTACTGTGACTAGCAAAGGCATAGATATGGAGTTGGTAAAGATTCTACCTGTCTTCACCTCAATTGACTTCTCATGCAACAAGTTCAACGGACCAATACCTGAGGAAGTTGGAGAATTGAAATCCTTACATGTTATCAACCTGTCGGATAATGTTTTTACAGGTGAAATCCCATCATCATTAGGAAACTTGCAACAACTTGAGTCCTTAGACATCTCACAGAACAACCTGGGCGGCCAAATTCCACCACAGCTTGCAAACCTTTCTTTCCTTTCATTCTTGAATGTGTTATACAATCAACTGGTTGGGGAGATCCCAAAAG AAAACAGACCAGTGTTGTCATCACCAACATTAGAAGGAAGCCATCAAAATTCTGGAGGTGAGATCTATTGGGATCTTATCAGTGCTGAAATTGGATTTACATGTGGAATCGGAATGGCGATCGGATCACTTTTGTTTTGCAAGAGATGGAGGAAATGGTACTACAGAACTATGTTTAACATCCTCGTTAAGATATTCCCTCAGTTGGAAGAAAGATGTGGTAATTACAGAGAAATTGAACCGAGTATGGAGAGCAATGCAGCCGGATTCAATTGTGGCCGGAGCTCACTCTAG
- the LOC112194097 gene encoding probable LRR receptor-like serine/threonine-protein kinase At3g47570 has translation MAFFLPYRTSTPHFSILINLLIPSLFIITLLPSPYSTSAATIISKSNQTDRLALLAIKAQIIKDPNSILSSWNDSLHFCNWTGVTCGLRHQRVMTLNLSSYQLTGSLSPHIGNLTFLSGLNLELNNFHSSLPQEIGHLFRLKYLNLSNNSFSGEIPPNLSNCSSLIWLRLGFNKLIGKIPFELGSLQKLERVQLHYNSLSGPLPSSVGNLSSVRSLSLAVNNLEGKIPESLGRLKNLEFLGFGVNQFSGMVPSSIYNLSSLTRLSLPYNQLQGNLPSDLGFTLPNLLVLNLGHNLFTGTLPASLSNATNLLELDVNGSNFTGEVAIDFGGLTSLWWLILASNSLGTVQANDLSFFNSLSKCRNLQMLDLSDNQFGGVLPDSMSNFSNQLVSLRLGRNQLSGSFPTGIFENLVNLTELMMEKNNFSGGIPAIIGNLWMLWRLDLSANKFSGQIPSSIANMSQLYALYLQNNHFTGTIPSSFGNLSNLQELDLSQNYLNGIIPEKVMSLSSLTISLNLSQNRLTGSLPSKVGDLKNLGNLDLSENILSGEIPSSLGSCVSLEHLHLEGNFFEGTIPSTFRSLRGLQDLDLSHNNLSGQIPDFFQLISLVNLNLSFNNFEGQVPTGGVFKNATGTSIAGNGKLCGGIPEFQLPVCTATKPKKRKMSQGLKFMILLLSGLLGLVLIMSVLVIYRLRKAKTPPSTEASSTKELHLKISYETLLQATRGFSPANLIGSGSFGSVYKGILDEVVVAIKVLYLYQPGALKSFSAECEALRSIRHRNLVKVLTACSSVDFQGNEFKALVYEYMPNGSLESWLHPLSEADDLNGDLRMLSLLQRLNIAIDVALALDYLHHHCEEQIVHCDLKPSNILLDNNMTAHVGDFGLARFIPEASSRSPINQTSSVGLKGTVGYAAPEYGMGSKVTTYGDVYSFGILLLEMFTGKKPTDDMFKDGLQLHNIVKNALPEHISEVLEPLFVEGREGEDDHWTSEEKCIVGQRKNDLNQECLIAILRIGVACSVESPRGRMDISHVVKELQLVRDTLIGSGVD, from the exons ATGGCCTTTTTTCTTCCATATAGGACTTCCACACcacatttctcaattttaattAATCTGCTCATCCCATCTTTGTTcatcatcaccttgttgccttCACCATATTCTACTTCTGCAGCCACCATCATTTCCAAATCCAATCAGACCGATAGGCTAGCCTTACTTGCCATTAAAGCTCAGATCATCAAAGACCCAAATAGCATTTTGAGCTCATGGAATGACTCTCTCCATTTCTGCAACTGGACAGGTGTGACTTGCGGTCTTCGTCACCAAAGAGTCATGACCTTGAACTTGAGCTCATATCAGTTAACTGGCTCACTCTCTCCTCATATAGGAAACCTCACTTTCCTTTCTGGCCTCAACCTTGAACTCAACAATTTCCACAGTAGTCTCCCACAAGAAATTGGCCATTTATTCAGGCTCAAATACCTTAACCTCTCCAACAATTCATTTTCTGGGGAAATCCCACCAAATCTCTCAAATTGTTCTAGTCTAATCTGGCTTCGTTTAGGCTTCAACAAGTTAATTGGGAAAATCCCATTTGAATTAGGCTCATTGCAAAAGCTAGAGAGAGTTCAACTTCACTACAACAGCCTAAGTGGACCGCTTCCAAGTTCTGTAGGCAACCTTTCCTCTGTTAGATCTCTGTCTCTGGCAGTTAACAACTTGGAGGGAAAGATACCGGAGTCACTGGGCCGCTTGAAGAATTTGGAATTCCTTGGATTTGGGGTTAATCAATTTTCTGGTATGGTCCCATCCTCAATTTACAACCTTTCTTCTCTTACAAGGCTTAGTTTACCATACAATCAACTGCAGGGGAACTTGCCTTCAGACTTGGGTTTCACTCTTCCTAACTTGCTAGTCTTAAATTTGGGTCACAATCTCTTCACTGGAACCTTACCAGCATCACTGTCCAATGCGACAAATCTTCTTGAATTAGATGTCAATGGGAGTAATTTCACTGGAGAAGTTGCAATTGATTTTGGAGGCCTAACTAGTTTATGGTGGCTGATTCTTGCTTCGAATTCCTTGGGCACAGTACAAGCAAATGATTTGAGTTTCTTTAACTCTTTGAGCAAATGCAGGAACTTACAAATGCTTGATTTAAGCGATAACCAATTTGGAGGGGTGTTGCCAGATTCCATGTCCAACTTCTCAAACCAACTTGTGTCACTGAGACTGGGAAGAAACCAATTATCTGGAAGCTTCCCTACGGGAATATTTGAGAACCTTGTTAATCTGACAGAACtgatgatggagaagaacaaTTTCAGTGGTGGGATTCCTGCAATTATTGGTAACCTCTGGATGCTGTGGCGATTAGATTTATCTGCAAATAAGTTTTCTGGCCAAATTCCATCATCCATAGCCAATATGAGTCAATTGTATGCTCTCTATCTTCAAAACAATCATTTCACAGGTACTATTCCCTCAAGTTTTGGGAACCTTTCAAACTTGCAAGAGCTAGACCTTTCTCAGAATTATCTCAATGGAATCATACCAGAAAAAGTTATGAGCCTTTCTTCTCTGACCATTTCCCTAAACCTTTCTCAAAACCGATTGACTGGTTCCTTGCCCTCAAAAGTTGGAGACTTGAAAAATCTAGGGAACTTGGATCTTTCTGAGAATATATTGTCAGGAGAAATTCCCAGTAGCCTTGGTAGTTGTGTATCCTTAGAACACCTTCACTTGGAAGGTAACTTTTTTGAAGGAACCATTCCTTCAACTTTTAGATCCTTGAGAGGTCTTCAAGACTTGGATCTTTCGCATAACAACTTATCTGGCCAAATTCCTGATTTTTTTCAACTTATTTCCCTTGTGAACTTAAATCTTTCCTTCAACAATTTTGAGGGTCAGGTGCCAACAGGAGGAGTTTTCAAAAATGCAACTGGCACTTCAATAGCAGGAAATGGAAAGCTTTGTGGAGGCATACCTGAATTTCAATTGCCGGTTTGCACTGCTACTAagccaaagaaaagaaagatgtcTCAAGGACTGAAATTCATGATCTTATTGCTTTCTGGACTTTTGGGGTTAGTTTTGATCATGTCTGTTCTAGTTATTTATCGGTTAAGGAAGGCCAAAACACCACCCTCTACAGAAGCTTCATCAACTAAGGAATTGCATTTGAAGATATCCTATGAAACTCTCCTTCAAGCTACCAGAGGATTTTCTCCTGCCAACCTAATTGGTTCTGGTAGCTTTGGTTCTGTCTACAAAGGGATTCTTGATGAAGTAGTTGTGGCAATAAAGGTACTCTACTTATATCAACCAGGTGCTCTAAAAAGCTTCTCAGCTGAATGTGAAGCCTTGAGAAGTATTCGGCACCGGAATCTTGTGAAAGTCTTAACTGCCTGCTCAAGCGTTGATTTTCAAGGTAATGAGTTTAAAGCTCTTGTCTATGAGTATATGCCAAATGGGAGTCTGGAGAGTTGGCTACATCCACTTTCAGAAGCTGATGACTTAAATGGTGACTTGAGGATGCTTAGTCTTCTACAAAGATTGAACATTGCCATTGATGTGGCATTAGCTCTGGattatcttcatcaccattgcGAAGAACAGATCGTTCACTGTGATCTGAAGCCAAGCAATATCCTACTCGACAATAATATGACTGCACATGTGGGTGATTTTGGGTTGGCCAGGTTCATTCCAGAAGCTTCAAGTAGATCTCCTATCAATCAAACCAGCTCAGTAGGACTGAAGGGAACTGTTGGCTATGCTGCACCAG AGTATGGCATGGGAAGCAAGGTCACAACTTACGGCGATGTGTACAGCTTTGGTATACTCTTATTAGAAATGTTCACAGGGAAGAAGCCCACTGATGACATGTTTAAAGACGGACTGCAGCTCCATAATATTGTTAAGAATGCATTGCCTGAACACATATCAGAAGTTTTAGAACCATTGTTTGTAGAAGGAAGGGAAGGAGAGGACGATCACTGGACTAGTGAAGAGAAATGCATTGTGGGGCAGAGAAAAAATGACCTAAATCAAGAGTGCCTAATTGCAATACTCAGAATTGGAGTTGCTTGTTCAGTGGAATCACCTAGAGGGAGAATGGATATCAGTCATGTTGTTAAGGAGTTACAGTTAGTCAGAGACACTCTTATTGGATCTGGAGTGGACTAG
- the LOC112194098 gene encoding LOW QUALITY PROTEIN: probable LRR receptor-like serine/threonine-protein kinase At3g47570 (The sequence of the model RefSeq protein was modified relative to this genomic sequence to represent the inferred CDS: deleted 2 bases in 1 codon) has product MSQNSLSVSLPDEVGTLVNPAELDVSGNKLSGEIPITYLGSCTSLVSLHLEGNEFKGHIPQSLEKLRGLDQMDISRNNLPGQIPEFLGKLGALRYFNLSQNDFEGELLTEGIFLNVSGVSVLGNDKLCGGIPELLLPPCSSRKPHSSRGLLAPKVIIPLTSAIALIIALSCLVAARSMMKKPRDGPLTSSSHNDSYPSISYLELVQSANGFSVDNLIGSGSFGSVYKGLLSSNGMVVAVKVSNLQQHGASKSFIDECRALKSIRHRNLLKIITTCSSTDNQGNDFKSIVFNFMENGSLDPWLHAREDDGSQSKRLSLIERLNIAIDVACALDYLHDHCETHCETSIVHCDLKPSNVLLDEDMVAHVGAFSSSLDIPSSIAAEVMVVIKAIKLAWVRDWKHIWLEVDSSLILNFLHSPQMVPWQL; this is encoded by the exons TTGAGTGTTTCCCTACCGGATGAAGTGGGCACTTTAGTAAATCCTGCTGAGCTAGATGTATCAGGAAACAAGTTATCAGGTGAGATCCCCATTACGTACCTTGGCAGCTGTACTAGCTTAGTTAGCCTGCATTTGGAAGGTAATGAATTCAAAGGACATATTCCTCAATCTCTAGAAAAGTTAAGAGGCTTGGATCAGATGGATATTTCTCGGAATAACTTACCTGGACAGATTCCAGAATTTTTAGGCAAGCTTGGAGCTCTTAGGTATTTCAATCTTTCTCAAAATGATTTTGAAGGTGAATTGCTGAC AGAAGGAATCTTTCTGAACGTAAGTGGAGTCTCAGTTCTTGGAAATGATAAGCTCTGTGGTGGCATCCCAGAATTACTTCTACCTCCATGTTCCAGCAGAAAGCCTCATTCATCTCGAGGACTACTTGCCCCAAAAGTAATAATCCCTTTAACTAGTGCAATTGCATTAATAATTGCTCTTTCCTGCTTGGTTGCTGCACGTTCAATGATGAAAAAGCCGAGAGATGGACCTTTGACTTCATCTTCTCATAATGATTCATATCCAAGTATCTCTTACTTGGAACTTGTTCAATCAGCTAATGGGTTTTCTGTGGACAATCTGATTGGTTCGGGAAGTTTTGGTTCTGTATACAAAGGATTACTGAGTAGTAATGGAATGGTAGTTGCTGTTAAGGTGTCAAACCTTCAACAACACGGAGCTTCAAAGAGTTTCATTGATGAATGCAGAGCTCTAAAAAGTATAAGGCACCGCAATCTTCTGAAGATCATAACTACCTGCTCAAGCACCGACAATCAGGGTAACGACTTCAAAAGTatagttttcaatttcatgGAAAATGGAAGTCTAGATCCTTGGCTGCATGCTAGAGAAGACGACGGATCTCAAAGTAAGAGATTGAGCCTTATCGAAAGGCTCAATATTGCCATTGATGTTGCTTGCGCATTAGATTATCTACATGACCATTGTGAAACA CATTGTGAAACATCCATTGTTCATTGTGATCTAAAGCCAAGCAACGTCCTTCTCGATGAGGATATGGTAGCCCATGTTGGTGCCTTTTCATCATCCCTTGACATTCCTAGTTCCATTGCTGCGGAGGTTATGGTAGTGATCAAGGCAATCAAGCTTGCATGGGTTCGAGATTGGAAGCATATTTGGCTGGAAGTTGACTCGTCCCTCATTCTAAATTTTCTCCACTCTCCCCAGATGGTACCTTGGCAATTATAG